From Xiphophorus hellerii strain 12219 chromosome 20, Xiphophorus_hellerii-4.1, whole genome shotgun sequence, the proteins below share one genomic window:
- the LOC116710322 gene encoding glucagon family neuropeptides-like translates to MQRGANSSVPVSFVLFFPAGTDDESGRHRVVAQQGRSRSALKLVQCSPGLTAVMEKAAVLLLLFCCLVMSLSGSPLYPSIRFGQRDTSILMTSSLKNPAEQQDEDRISLRDGEELRSERHADAIFTNSYRKVLGQISARKFLQTIMGKRLGDESESYMKRQSDIYEGTFKEDLTSIQSDQRYRGGRGNVMRPRS, encoded by the exons ATGCAGAGGGGGGCAAACAGCAGTGTTCCTGTCtcttttgtcctgtttttccCGGCAGGGACGGACGATGAGAGTGGAAGGCACCGAGTAGTGGCTCAGCAGGGACGCTCTCGATCTGCTTTAAAACTAG TTCAGTGTTCTCCAGGACTTACTGCGGTGATGGAGAAAgctgctgtgctgctgctgctcttctgcTGCCTGGTTATGTCTTTGTCAGGCTCCCCGCTCTACCCGTCCATCAG GTTTGGCCAAAGGGACACGTCCATCCTCATGACGTCTTCCCTGAAGAATCCGGCAGAGCAGCAGGACGAAGACAGGATCTCTCTGAGGGATGGAGAGGAGCTGCG CTCTGAACGTCACGCTGATGCCATCTTTACCAACAGTTACAGGAAGGTCTTGGGCCAGATCTCTGCCAGGAAGTTCCTTCAGACTATCATGGGCAAACGGCTCGG AGATGAAAGTGAGAGCTACATGAAACGTCAGTCAGACATCTATGAGGGGACGTTTAAAGAAGATCTCACATCCATCCAGAGCGATCAAAGGTACAGAGGAGGGCGGGGGAACGTCATGAGGCCCAG AAGTTGA